In a genomic window of Candidatus Thiothrix sulfatifontis:
- a CDS encoding lysozyme inhibitor LprI family protein: MDNAIFIYFQKDKLMKKIHLIAILTLLLSENLFAAGFDCNKAETQVEKMICADSSISELDDRLNSLYEDAKSSQNKKEIITKIKDWLKLERNQCQTEICLRNAYEDILPKLELLVEENTEKKASNKTESIAKNDVKEISIDATTIPSIGDKNDIKENNNTSNSETQNKTLNKNKESENQILDQKDLINDKEEHPETTPDNKPKSDDYTPWWIAAFGSIGVWFWNKFIRNRCPNCNSTNFSQNSGDEIDRWRQSVKVTETLSNGKSREKHVTKTFIKVQYTYKCRDCGRVWSMTKEREK, from the coding sequence ATGGATAATGCTATTTTTATATATTTCCAAAAAGATAAACTTATGAAGAAAATTCATCTAATTGCCATATTGACTTTATTGCTGAGTGAAAATCTATTTGCGGCTGGCTTTGATTGCAATAAAGCAGAGACACAAGTTGAAAAGATGATCTGTGCTGACTCATCTATCAGTGAGTTAGATGATAGACTTAATAGTCTATACGAAGATGCCAAAAGCTCTCAAAATAAAAAAGAAATTATTACTAAGATTAAAGACTGGCTAAAATTAGAGCGAAATCAATGTCAAACAGAGATATGTTTGCGGAACGCATATGAAGATATTTTACCAAAATTAGAATTACTCGTCGAAGAAAATACAGAAAAAAAAGCCTCCAATAAAACTGAAAGCATTGCAAAAAATGATGTAAAAGAAATATCTATTGATGCTACGACAATACCTAGCATTGGTGACAAGAATGATATAAAAGAAAACAATAACACTAGCAACAGCGAAACACAAAATAAAACATTAAATAAGAATAAAGAAAGTGAGAATCAAATTTTAGATCAAAAAGATTTAATCAATGACAAGGAAGAACATCCAGAAACAACACCTGATAACAAACCAAAATCTGATGATTACACTCCTTGGTGGATAGCAGCATTTGGAAGTATTGGAGTTTGGTTTTGGAATAAATTCATAAGAAATAGATGTCCCAACTGCAATTCCACTAATTTCTCTCAAAACAGTGGAGATGAAATTGATAGATGGAGACAATCAGTAAAGGTAACAGAAACATTGAGCAATGGAAAAAGCAGAGAGAAACATGTAACAAAAACCTTCATAAAAGTACAATATACTTATAAATGCAGAGATTGCGGCAGGGTATGGAGCATGACAAAAGAGCGTGAAAAATAG
- the cydD gene encoding thiol reductant ABC exporter subunit CydD, which yields MKPAPEITAALKGWKTHSGFWLKAAVAIGLTSGLLLIAQAWLLANVVNAVVFAEAALADVMPSLWGLLALFLLRAGLAWASEQAAFHAAVQVKLAIRAQLYQQVQQLGPAWLTGERSGDLLNTLSDGVEALEAYYARYIPAMSLMALVPLAILVFVLANDWLSAVVMLVTAPLIPVFMILIGKGTEKRNQQQWQQLARMSAHFLDVIQGLTTLKLFNASRREAQVVAQISDQYRQSTMSVLRVAFLSSFALEFFATVSIAIVAVLIGFRLFWGEMDFLYGFFVLLLAPEFYLPLRNMGTQYHARMAAIGAAEKMVEVLEEKGRKKGEVMCVPELRTHSLVLQNLSFTYPDARTALSNLSLDIHPNETLAIVGASGAGKTTLINLLMGFLQPQSGQILIGNTPLTAISPEVWRKQLAWLPQKPQLFPGTVADNIRLGNPTATLAQVQAAAEQAYAAEFIVKLPHGYDTLIGEAGQGLSGGQVQRIALARAFLKDAPLVILDEATANLDRASETLVQAGVERLAQGRTLVMIAHRLRTVQAADRIVVLDQGQVSAIGTHAELLENSPLYRQMQAAYGGEA from the coding sequence GTGAAACCTGCCCCTGAAATTACCGCCGCTCTCAAAGGCTGGAAAACCCACTCCGGTTTCTGGCTGAAAGCGGCGGTTGCGATTGGTCTTACCTCCGGTTTGCTGCTGATTGCGCAGGCGTGGTTGCTGGCAAATGTCGTCAATGCCGTAGTATTTGCCGAAGCTGCTTTAGCGGATGTAATGCCCAGTCTGTGGGGCTTGCTGGCACTGTTTCTGCTGCGGGCAGGCTTGGCGTGGGCATCCGAACAAGCCGCGTTTCATGCTGCGGTGCAGGTCAAGCTCGCCATTCGCGCCCAACTTTACCAACAAGTGCAGCAACTCGGCCCCGCATGGCTGACGGGGGAGCGCAGCGGCGATTTGCTCAATACCCTCAGCGATGGGGTGGAGGCGCTCGAAGCCTATTATGCCCGCTACATTCCTGCGATGTCGCTGATGGCACTCGTGCCGCTGGCGATACTGGTGTTTGTGCTTGCCAATGATTGGCTCTCGGCGGTGGTAATGCTGGTGACAGCCCCGCTGATTCCGGTGTTCATGATCCTGATCGGTAAAGGCACGGAAAAGCGCAATCAGCAGCAATGGCAACAATTGGCGCGAATGAGTGCGCATTTTCTCGACGTGATTCAAGGTTTAACCACCCTGAAACTGTTCAATGCCAGCCGCCGCGAAGCGCAAGTGGTCGCGCAAATTTCCGACCAATACCGCCAAAGCACGATGTCGGTATTGCGGGTCGCGTTTCTGTCCTCGTTCGCACTGGAATTTTTCGCCACAGTCAGCATTGCGATTGTCGCGGTCTTGATCGGCTTCCGCCTGTTCTGGGGCGAAATGGATTTTCTGTACGGCTTCTTTGTGCTGCTGCTTGCGCCCGAATTTTATCTGCCGCTGCGCAATATGGGGACGCAGTATCATGCGCGGATGGCGGCGATTGGGGCGGCGGAGAAGATGGTGGAGGTGTTGGAAGAGAAGGGAAGGAAAAAAGGAGAGGTAATGTGTGTGCCGGAGTTGCGTACTCATTCCCTTGTTCTGCAAAACCTTTCCTTCACCTACCCCGATGCTAGAACCGCCCTAAGCAACCTCTCGCTGGACATCCACCCCAACGAAACCCTAGCCATCGTCGGCGCAAGTGGCGCAGGCAAAACCACCTTAATCAACCTGTTAATGGGGTTCCTGCAACCCCAAAGCGGGCAAATCCTCATCGGCAATACGCCGCTAACCGCCATTTCCCCCGAAGTATGGCGCAAGCAACTGGCATGGCTGCCGCAAAAACCGCAACTGTTCCCCGGCACGGTTGCCGACAATATCCGTCTCGGCAATCCCACTGCGACGCTGGCACAAGTGCAAGCCGCTGCTGAACAAGCCTACGCCGCCGAATTCATCGTCAAATTGCCGCACGGTTACGACACGTTGATTGGTGAAGCGGGGCAAGGGCTTTCTGGCGGGCAAGTGCAACGCATCGCACTGGCGCGGGCGTTCCTCAAGGATGCGCCGCTGGTGATCCTCGACGAAGCCACCGCCAACCTTGATCGTGCCAGCGAAACCTTGGTGCAAGCCGGGGTCGAACGTTTGGCGCAAGGGCGCACGCTGGTGATGATTGCGCACCGTTTGCGCACTGTGCAAGCCGCCGACCGAATTGTGGTGCTGGATCAGGGGCAAGTGAGCGCGATTGGGACGCACGCCGAATTGCTGGAAAATTCCCCGCTCTACCGGCAGATGCAAGCGGCTTACGGGGGTGAAGCATGA
- a CDS encoding type II toxin-antitoxin system VapC family toxin, whose product MKAVDTNVLVRFLVQDDEKQAQIATKLLADAEADKQPLFVSNVVVLEMMWVLKSVYEVPRDEILDSLGELLSMVALEFQDSLSVRDFVSSAQNNTYDLADLLICHVARGKGCDTTLTFDKKAAKAPHFTKLQ is encoded by the coding sequence ATGAAGGCTGTTGATACCAATGTGCTGGTGCGCTTTTTGGTGCAGGATGACGAAAAGCAGGCGCAAATTGCCACCAAATTATTAGCGGATGCGGAAGCTGACAAGCAGCCTTTATTTGTGAGCAATGTGGTCGTGTTGGAAATGATGTGGGTGCTGAAAAGTGTCTATGAAGTGCCGCGTGATGAAATCCTAGACTCCCTAGGCGAATTGCTGTCTATGGTTGCGTTGGAGTTCCAAGATTCATTGAGCGTCCGCGATTTCGTTAGCAGCGCACAAAACAACACCTATGATTTGGCGGATCTGCTGATTTGTCATGTAGCGCGGGGCAAAGGCTGCGATACCACGCTGACTTTTGACAAGAAAGCTGCTAAAGCACCGCATTTCACCAAGTTGCAATAA
- the arfB gene encoding aminoacyl-tRNA hydrolase, whose amino-acid sequence MNIPPEELDFQPIRAQGSGGQNVNKVSTAIHLRFDIRASSLPDSWKEKLLSYADQRISGDGVVVIKAQTHNSQEKNRADALERLQQLIADATKVQKKRKATRPTFSSRLKRLDSKKKHSDIKSGRKKVDY is encoded by the coding sequence ATGAACATCCCGCCCGAAGAACTCGATTTCCAACCCATCCGCGCTCAAGGCTCCGGCGGGCAAAACGTCAATAAAGTCTCGACCGCGATTCACCTGCGTTTCGACATCCGCGCTTCTTCCTTGCCGGATAGTTGGAAAGAAAAGCTGTTGAGCTACGCTGACCAGCGCATTTCCGGCGATGGCGTGGTGGTCATCAAGGCGCAAACCCACAACAGTCAGGAAAAAAATCGGGCGGACGCGCTCGAACGCTTGCAACAATTAATCGCGGACGCGACCAAAGTGCAAAAGAAGCGCAAAGCCACGCGCCCGACGTTTAGCTCGCGGCTCAAACGGCTTGACAGCAAGAAAAAGCACAGCGATATTAAATCGGGGCGTAAAAAAGTCGATTATTAG
- a CDS encoding BrnA antitoxin family protein, which yields MKAEYDLSQMKSRKNPYASKLKKSVTIRLGEDVVGYFKEMAENTGVPYQSPINLYLRDCVRQHRTIDISWLSNPE from the coding sequence ATGAAAGCGGAATATGACCTGTCTCAAATGAAATCTCGCAAAAATCCCTACGCCTCCAAACTGAAAAAGTCCGTCACCATTCGGCTCGGCGAAGATGTGGTAGGGTATTTCAAAGAAATGGCTGAAAACACGGGTGTACCTTACCAAAGCCCGATCAACTTGTACTTGCGTGACTGTGTGCGCCAGCACCGGACAATTGATATTTCGTGGTTATCGAATCCAGAATAA
- the cydB gene encoding cytochrome d ubiquinol oxidase subunit II has translation MFDYETFKLIWWVLVGVLFIGFALTDGFDMGVGALLRYVGRNDEERRVAINAIAPHWDGNQVWLILAAGAIFAAWPITFGAAFSSFYWALVLTLFSLFFRPVGFDYRSKIADTRWRNTWDWGLVIAGVVPPLVIGVAFGNLLLGVPFAFDEFLRITTYGSLFTLFHPFAVLVGLVSLLMFTMQGATYLMLRTDDVVYERSRKAAQWTAAGVIVTFGLAGIWLWAGIDGYAITQAPPHDSLPNPIAKTVVPMAGAWLANYSTYPLAIAAPLAGFVGALGVLLLAGGKGRPVLSFIHSSLCLIGVIMTAGVSLFPFVMPSSLNPNHSLTIWDSASSHLTLAIMFWAAVIFVPIILFYTVWCYKQMWGKITVKFIRDNDHAVY, from the coding sequence ATTTTTGATTACGAAACGTTTAAGTTGATCTGGTGGGTGTTGGTCGGCGTGCTGTTTATTGGCTTTGCCTTGACCGATGGCTTTGATATGGGCGTGGGCGCGTTGTTGCGCTATGTTGGGCGTAATGACGAGGAACGCCGCGTCGCGATTAATGCGATTGCACCGCACTGGGATGGCAATCAGGTGTGGTTGATTTTGGCGGCAGGGGCGATTTTTGCGGCTTGGCCAATTACGTTTGGGGCGGCGTTTTCGTCGTTTTATTGGGCATTGGTGTTGACGCTGTTTTCGCTGTTTTTCCGCCCGGTGGGGTTTGATTACCGTTCTAAGATCGCGGATACGCGCTGGCGCAATACGTGGGACTGGGGTTTGGTGATTGCGGGCGTTGTGCCGCCGTTGGTGATTGGGGTGGCATTTGGCAATTTGTTGCTGGGTGTGCCGTTTGCGTTTGATGAATTTTTGCGGATCACGACTTACGGTTCGCTGTTCACGTTGTTCCATCCGTTTGCGGTATTGGTCGGCTTGGTGAGTTTGCTGATGTTCACCATGCAGGGCGCGACGTATTTAATGCTGCGTACCGATGACGTGGTGTACGAACGTTCACGCAAAGCGGCGCAATGGACAGCGGCGGGGGTAATTGTAACCTTCGGCTTGGCGGGCATTTGGTTGTGGGCGGGAATTGATGGGTATGCGATTACGCAAGCACCGCCGCATGATTCTTTGCCGAACCCGATTGCGAAAACGGTCGTGCCGATGGCAGGCGCGTGGTTAGCGAATTACAGCACGTATCCATTGGCGATTGCTGCTCCGTTGGCAGGCTTTGTTGGGGCTTTAGGTGTGTTGCTGTTGGCGGGGGGGAAAGGTCGCCCAGTATTGAGCTTTATCCATAGCTCGCTGTGTTTGATTGGGGTGATTATGACGGCGGGTGTGTCGTTATTCCCGTTCGTGATGCCTTCCAGCTTGAACCCGAACCACAGTTTGACGATTTGGGATTCGGCTTCCAGTCATTTGACGTTGGCAATTATGTTTTGGGCGGCGGTGATTTTTGTGCCGATTATTTTGTTTTACACCGTCTGGTGCTATAAGCAGATGTGGGGCAAGATTACGGTTAAATTCATTCGTGATAACGATCACGCCGTTTATTAA
- a CDS encoding proline--tRNA ligase translates to MRVSRFPLTTLRETPADAEVISHQLMLRAGMIRRLASGLYTWMPYGLRVLRKVEAIVREEMNNAGAIEVLMPSIQPAELWQESGRWEKYGAELLRIRDRHSRDFCYGPTHEEIITDYARKELSSYKQLPINFYQIQTKFRDEVRPRFGVMRAREFLMKDAYSFHATQESLQETYDIMFAAYSRIFQRLGLDFRPVQADTGSIGGNASHEFHVLADSGEDAIAFASGSNYAANIELAEAVCLIAERAAPTEAMREVDTPNAKTIEELVAQFGLPIEKTVKTLIVAAAEDSEHAFIALLVRGDHTLNEIKAEKIPGVAVPLQFAREDEIRALIGAGPGSLGPVGLTIPIIADRTVANMSDFGAGANVDGKHFFGINWERDVALPQIADLRNVIEGDPSPDGCGTLSIVRGIEVGHIFQLGKTYSEKLNATVLDESGRAQVMTMGCYGIGVSRVVASAIEQNNDEFGIRWPAAIAPFTLVIAPLNMQKSPDVAAKAEELYAQLQAAGVDVLLDDRALRPGAMFADHELLGIPHRVIISERGLQAGELEYKARSGGDAVKVPVADILAFIAQL, encoded by the coding sequence ATGCGAGTTTCCCGATTCCCCCTCACCACCCTGCGCGAAACCCCCGCCGATGCCGAAGTCATCAGCCACCAATTAATGCTACGTGCGGGCATGATTCGCCGCCTCGCCTCCGGTTTGTATACCTGGATGCCGTATGGCTTGCGCGTATTGCGCAAAGTCGAAGCCATCGTGCGTGAAGAAATGAATAACGCGGGCGCGATTGAAGTGCTGATGCCCTCCATCCAGCCTGCCGAATTGTGGCAAGAATCCGGGCGTTGGGAAAAATACGGCGCGGAATTGCTGCGCATCCGTGACCGTCACAGCCGTGACTTTTGCTACGGCCCGACGCACGAAGAAATCATTACCGATTACGCCCGCAAAGAATTGAGCAGCTACAAGCAATTGCCGATCAATTTCTACCAGATTCAAACCAAATTCCGTGACGAGGTACGCCCGCGTTTTGGCGTCATGCGTGCGCGTGAATTCTTGATGAAGGATGCGTATTCCTTCCACGCCACACAAGAATCGTTGCAGGAAACTTACGACATTATGTTTGCGGCGTATTCGCGCATCTTCCAGCGCTTGGGCTTGGATTTCCGCCCGGTGCAAGCGGATACCGGCTCGATTGGCGGCAACGCTTCGCACGAATTCCACGTACTGGCTGATTCGGGTGAAGACGCGATTGCGTTCGCGAGTGGCAGCAACTACGCCGCGAATATCGAACTGGCGGAAGCAGTGTGCCTGATCGCCGAACGCGCCGCGCCAACTGAAGCGATGCGCGAAGTCGACACGCCTAACGCCAAAACCATCGAAGAATTGGTGGCGCAATTTGGCTTGCCAATCGAGAAAACGGTTAAGACCTTGATCGTGGCAGCAGCGGAAGATTCCGAGCACGCCTTCATTGCTTTGCTGGTACGTGGCGATCATACCCTCAACGAAATCAAAGCGGAAAAAATCCCCGGCGTTGCCGTGCCATTGCAGTTTGCACGGGAAGATGAGATTCGCGCCCTGATCGGTGCAGGCCCCGGCTCATTGGGGCCAGTCGGTTTGACTATTCCGATCATTGCTGATCGTACTGTCGCGAACATGTCGGACTTTGGCGCAGGTGCGAATGTTGACGGCAAACACTTCTTCGGCATCAACTGGGAACGCGATGTCGCGCTGCCGCAAATTGCCGATTTGCGCAATGTGATCGAAGGCGACCCTAGCCCTGATGGTTGCGGCACACTGTCTATCGTGCGCGGTATCGAAGTCGGTCACATCTTCCAGTTGGGCAAAACCTATTCCGAAAAACTCAATGCCACGGTGTTGGATGAAAGCGGACGGGCGCAAGTGATGACGATGGGTTGCTACGGCATCGGTGTTTCCCGCGTGGTTGCGTCGGCGATTGAGCAAAATAACGACGAATTCGGGATTCGTTGGCCTGCGGCGATTGCACCCTTCACGCTGGTGATTGCGCCGCTGAATATGCAGAAATCGCCGGATGTGGCAGCGAAAGCAGAAGAACTTTACGCGCAATTGCAAGCAGCGGGCGTGGATGTGTTGCTGGATGACCGTGCGTTGCGCCCCGGTGCGATGTTTGCCGACCATGAATTGTTGGGCATTCCGCACCGCGTCATTATTTCTGAGCGTGGTTTGCAAGCGGGCGAGTTGGAATACAAAGCGCGGAGTGGCGGCGATGCGGTGAAAGTGCCGGTTGCGGATATTCTCGCGTTTATTGCCCAACTTTAA
- a CDS encoding cytochrome ubiquinol oxidase subunit I, with protein sequence MITDEVVDLSRLQFAVTALYHFLFVPLTLGMTFMLAIMESVYVMTGKQIYKDMVKFWGKLFGINFAIGVTTGLTMEFQFGTNWAYYSHYVGDVFGAPLAIEGLMAFFLESTFVGLFFFGWDRLSKVQHLSVTWLMAIGTNLSALWILIANGWMQNPIGAEFSYETMRMEMVDFAAVLLNPVAQVKFIHTVAAGYVTGAMFVLSISAWYILKGRDLGFAKRSFAVAAGFGMASILSVILLGDESGYEAGDVQKMKLAAIEAEWHTEPAPAGFNVIAWPDQENGENTFSVKIPYALGLIATRSLTEEVKGINNLVEENVQRIRNGMTAYGLLLKLRSGTATEAEKVAFEGMRADLGYGLLLKRYTPNVVDATEAQIQQASKDTVPHVASLFWSFRIMVAAGVAMLFIFALAFYYTAKKTAYEKRWLMRLAVFGLPLPWIAIESGWFVAEAGRQPWAIGEILPTFMGTSTLTEWDLIGSIAGFVFFYTVLLVAEMYLMIKFAKLGPSSLHTGRYHHEKHGGGHAGLVYADKMNDQV encoded by the coding sequence ATGATTACGGATGAAGTCGTCGACCTGTCACGGCTGCAATTTGCGGTGACTGCTCTTTACCATTTCCTATTTGTACCCTTGACCCTTGGTATGACCTTCATGCTGGCGATCATGGAGTCGGTCTACGTGATGACCGGCAAGCAAATCTACAAAGACATGGTGAAGTTTTGGGGGAAATTGTTTGGGATTAACTTTGCGATCGGTGTGACCACGGGTCTCACCATGGAATTTCAGTTCGGCACGAACTGGGCTTACTACTCACACTACGTTGGCGACGTGTTTGGCGCACCGCTGGCGATTGAAGGTTTGATGGCTTTCTTCCTCGAATCAACCTTCGTCGGTTTGTTCTTCTTCGGCTGGGATCGCCTGAGTAAAGTGCAGCATCTGTCCGTCACTTGGCTGATGGCGATTGGCACAAACCTTTCCGCACTGTGGATTTTGATTGCGAATGGCTGGATGCAAAACCCCATCGGTGCGGAATTCAGCTACGAAACCATGCGCATGGAAATGGTGGATTTCGCCGCTGTCCTGCTGAATCCGGTCGCGCAGGTGAAATTCATTCACACCGTCGCAGCGGGTTATGTGACAGGTGCAATGTTCGTGCTGTCGATCAGTGCGTGGTACATCCTCAAAGGGCGTGACCTTGGGTTTGCCAAGCGTTCGTTTGCGGTCGCCGCAGGTTTCGGCATGGCATCCATTTTGTCGGTTATCTTGTTGGGTGATGAAAGTGGTTACGAAGCGGGCGATGTGCAAAAAATGAAATTGGCGGCGATTGAAGCAGAATGGCATACCGAGCCAGCTCCCGCCGGTTTCAATGTAATTGCTTGGCCTGATCAAGAAAATGGCGAAAACACCTTTTCCGTCAAGATTCCTTATGCACTGGGCTTGATTGCAACGCGCTCCTTGACTGAAGAAGTGAAAGGTATCAATAACTTGGTCGAAGAAAATGTGCAGCGCATTCGCAATGGCATGACCGCTTACGGCTTGCTGCTGAAGCTGCGTTCAGGAACGGCGACCGAAGCGGAAAAAGTTGCCTTTGAAGGAATGCGTGCGGATTTGGGCTACGGCTTATTGCTGAAACGTTATACGCCGAACGTGGTCGATGCGACCGAAGCGCAAATTCAGCAAGCATCCAAAGACACGGTGCCGCACGTTGCTTCGTTGTTCTGGTCGTTCCGCATTATGGTGGCGGCAGGCGTGGCGATGCTGTTCATTTTTGCACTGGCGTTTTATTACACCGCGAAAAAGACGGCGTATGAGAAACGTTGGTTGATGCGCTTGGCTGTATTTGGGTTGCCATTGCCGTGGATTGCGATTGAATCCGGTTGGTTTGTGGCGGAAGCCGGGCGTCAACCTTGGGCAATTGGTGAGATTTTGCCAACGTTCATGGGAACTTCGACGCTAACCGAGTGGGATTTGATCGGTTCAATTGCTGGGTTTGTGTTCTTCTACACCGTGTTGTTGGTAGCGGAAATGTACTTGATGATCAAGTTTGCGAAGTTAGGGCCTAGCAGCCTGCACACCGGGCGTTATCACCATGAGAAACACGGTGGTGGTCACGCGGGCTTGGTTTACGCTGACAAAATGAACGATCAGGTCTAA
- a CDS encoding type II toxin-antitoxin system PrlF family antitoxin, which produces MNAFVSTVTQKGQVTIPKSVRDNLHLVTGDKIEFVLNDRGEVVIKPVTRKVAEVAGLLSKYKKSQPVSIEAMDQAVAQYIRNEAL; this is translated from the coding sequence ATGAATGCGTTTGTATCGACAGTGACGCAAAAGGGACAAGTTACGATTCCCAAAAGTGTGCGAGATAATCTGCATTTAGTCACGGGAGATAAAATTGAGTTTGTCCTGAATGATCGGGGTGAAGTGGTTATCAAGCCCGTTACCCGCAAGGTGGCAGAAGTTGCCGGGTTGTTGAGCAAGTACAAAAAATCCCAGCCGGTAAGTATCGAAGCAATGGATCAGGCTGTTGCCCAATACATCAGGAATGAGGCTTTATGA
- a CDS encoding Uma2 family endonuclease: MAASVDGRIELISGEIVKRPMARFAHAQVQSGLSDEVSPFKRRKGADGWWIVTEISVRYSEHHCPTHDLAGWRKARVPNPPEGVVDILPDWVCEITSPGHESKDLVMHLMRLQVYQVPYYWVISPENKTLIAYELAGEHYRVVFSKECIAVEDCQRVFIPPFAEQGIDLGYVFGVQA, translated from the coding sequence ATGGCTGCATCTGTCGATGGGCGCATTGAACTGATTAGCGGTGAAATTGTGAAACGCCCGATGGCGCGGTTTGCTCATGCGCAGGTGCAATCGGGTCTTTCTGATGAAGTTTCCCCCTTCAAACGCCGTAAAGGTGCAGATGGCTGGTGGATTGTGACGGAAATCAGCGTGCGTTACAGCGAACATCATTGCCCAACCCATGATCTTGCCGGATGGCGTAAGGCGCGTGTGCCGAATCCACCAGAGGGTGTGGTGGATATTTTGCCTGATTGGGTGTGTGAAATTACTTCGCCGGGGCATGAAAGCAAGGATTTGGTGATGCACCTGATGCGCTTACAGGTGTACCAAGTGCCTTATTATTGGGTGATTTCACCAGAGAATAAAACCCTGATTGCTTATGAGTTGGCGGGGGAGCATTACCGCGTGGTGTTTTCCAAAGAGTGTATCGCGGTTGAAGATTGCCAGCGGGTATTTATTCCCCCGTTCGCTGAACAGGGGATTGATTTGGGGTATGTGTTTGGGGTGCAGGCGTAA
- the cydX gene encoding cytochrome bd-I oxidase subunit CydX: MWYFAWLLGVLLACSFGIINVMWLEFHGGLDTDDEK, from the coding sequence ATGTGGTATTTTGCTTGGTTGCTCGGCGTATTGCTGGCGTGTTCCTTCGGTATCATTAACGTGATGTGGCTGGAGTTTCACGGTGGCTTGGATACGGATGATGAGAAGTAA